The following DNA comes from Solanum stenotomum isolate F172 chromosome 11, ASM1918654v1, whole genome shotgun sequence.
AATTCGCCCGTCACCTCTATTATTCCATGCATCTTTCTGATGGAAAGGAATTTCAAAGAAGGGAGTTGTCCTAGTGCTGGCAAGGAATCACAGTCCTTGCAGTTGCAAAGAGATAATTCTACTAGCTTAAGAAACGAAGGATCAGCTAGCCAATCTGAAAATTTTGTCCCTCTATATCCAGTGATTTGGAGCTCTTTTATGTTTGTGTATGGGCATAGCCCATTAAGTATGGCTCTTTCCGTTTGTGAATTGTCCGCAGTACTACTTCCACTCCACTCCAAAGACAACTTCTCAACATTTTCCTTTCCCTTTATATTTGCCTTCAGAGCTTGCGTATTATCAACCACATTTTGCAACTCTAGAACTGATAGAGATCCATACAAGTTATGTACTGCACCCAAATCTTCCATTCTCAAACCACCATGACCACCTAGAAGAAACTTGGCTCCCACCAGCACATGGAGACATTTCAGCTTGCTCAGATGTAGCGACATCTTCAAGAGAGAAGAGTTGCTTATATCAAGGTGACGCAAGTTGATCAACTTCTCCATCTGCGGCGGTAGCTCCCCAAGATTAACACAATGTGACAGGAGAAGTGTCTGCAAGTTATACAATACACAAACAGAATCTGGCAACTTCTCAATATGTGTCCAAGAAAGGTCCAAAAATTTGAGGAGCTTTAATTGGACAAACAAGTCATTTGACAACTCCTTAATCTTGTAATGAGACAATGATAATGCCCTTAAGCATGTCAGTCTTGGCAGTATGTTATGCAACACTCTCTTGCTTAGGTGTGATGAGCAACTGATATTGATTGGAAGCAATGTCCTCTTCTCAAAGTCACCATCTTGTTCCATCAGATAAGATCCTTCACTCTCTTCCAACCTCATACAAGGTCTTGAAGATCCAATAAGTTGGGCCAAATCATTGACAAGGTCATGCATTAAGAATCTCTCTGGTTTCCATTTAGACTCTGGGGCCTTCTCAAACAATGATCTTGATAATAACTCGTTAAAGTACATGTTACCTAACTGAAACTGCGATACAAGACCATTAGCAATCCACAGGTAAATAACTTGGTATTTGCAGAATTGATAACCTTTGGGATATATTGCACAAAAAGCAAAACATCGCTTCAAACACCCAGAAAGATCATTGTAGCTCAACATCAATGATGGTAATAAATCATCCAATAAAATTGGATGATTCCatatttgactttttaaaaTGTACATCCACTCATCCACCTCTAATCTGCAGCGTAAAATACAAGCAACTGTCTTTAGAGTTAAAGGCAACCCTTTGCACTTCTCTGCAATTTTTTTCCCAACCTCTTCAAGTTCTGCTGGATGTTCCCCATAGTCTAGTGAATGTCGTTTGAATAAAGCCCAAGAGTCGTCTCTAGGCAGAGGCCCCAAGGTGATTGCCCAAAGATCCATCTTCTCATCACACATCGTCTTAGCAACATCCTGCTTACGTGTTGTCACAATTATCTTGCTTCCCATATCTCCTTGTACAAAAAGATTTCTCAGGTCAGACCACTGATTATAGTTTTCATTCCACACATCATCCAGGACAATAAGAAACTTCTTTCCCTTTAGGCTTTCCTTCAATTTGACTTGAAGCTGATTAAGATTGCCATCAATCTTCAAGTCAAATGAGCCAATTTCTTGAAGTAACCCTTTCGTTATTCTCAAAGCATCATATGCCTCAGAAACACAATACCAAGCTTTCAAACCAAAATGGTCCTTCAGCCTCTCATGATTGTAAACCACTTTAGCAAGTGTTGTCTTACCCGCGCCACCCATTCCAACAATAGGAACTACAGTTAGGTTTCTCCCACTTGGATCTTCAGACAATAAACGGTCAATCAAATCCTTTATTTCCTTGTGCCTACCAAAGACATCAGATTCTTCAACCGAAGTTGAAGGTGTTCTAGTTTCTTGTTTAGTCGAACGAAAATGCTTCTTTAAGCCAAGGTGGCCAATTTGCTTTTCCATCACCTCCAATGTTTCAATGGTTTCTTCCAACTTGTTctttattttaccaaaaaaatcatCATGCAACAACATCTTCCCAGGTTTAACTAGTGTTTCTGCAAGATTTTGATCCTTACCTTCCACCTTAAGCCTCAAAGCTTCATAATTGACTTGTTCAATCAAGTTTTCAGCAGATTCCACAGCATATCGAAGCTCATTAAGCCAACGTCTCACATAGTGATTTGATGCCTGCTTATTCTCTGCATCACTTAGCACAACTTGAAGACCACGCAAAATCAGTTTCAGCTTTAAGATCTGAGCAAGATGCTTATGCTTCACAAACATCTCCATTTCTGAAAGCCTATCAACGAGAACATCCAAAGCTAAAGAGCGAGATGCACCACCAACTGCTAAGCCAACCTCCATTTCTGAAATCTGCAAAGCACAAACACAAAATGATCTTTTAAGAATTCTGACAAGATTAatttttcaatcttcaattaCTAACAACTTTGCTTTACCTGTTGAATACTAATAGTAATTTCCAAACAAGAATGATCACtgattttttctctcttttgctAGTGGTCTATGTTTGCTAGTATCTATTCATTACTTTCTCAATTGAATAATTGAAGGTACTTGGGGGTGGGGTGTACTCATGTGTTTATGTGAGGTGTCAAGTGcatcttatattttatttattattataagcgGGAAGCTACAaagtaaaaaattgaattagcataattatctaattaaatataaatattttaattacataatggTAAGtcctttaataattaaattattattttcttgataaatgagTAAATTCATATTGCTtttaatcataatcataaatctTAGAAcggaaaaaattgaaaagttatgattGATATGTAATtagaattattttcttcttgtaAAGTACTTACACTTTCCATCTAAATACACTCTATTGTTTAATATTAAAGTAAAGAATTTGAAGAGGtgtcattaattaaaaaaaatacatacaaGTTTCATCTATAAAGATTCACATGTTTTAGATGACCATATTTCTACTAAGTTTATTCATCCTAACTTGATTCTTCTTTGACAACAAGTTGGGTTAGGTAGGATCGTGATTGAATAATTGATAATTTGTGAATGTGGTgttccttttaaaaaattatcattgttattgtagTTACTTCATAAACCATctcttatttatatatgaaatgaaaatcAATTCATGTGTGATTTGTAACTAAATACTCTTAATTCGGAAGAGGAAGAATTGaagtaaaaagaagaaaagacgCAATATTAAATATTACTAATGAATTTCGCATCTTCGTTATATTGTATAACTaagattttcttcttcttttgtgaaattttaaaacttattaaAATAAGCATACCTCTGCAAACGTTCTGCCGACCTAGGGTTCTGGTGGCTCCTACACAGGCAGCAGCTGTGCAGCTATCATGGCTGCTACGGCCACTGGACGGCTTCCTTTCGAGGTTGTCCAGTCCGCCCCACCACCCCAAATCACCACATACGCCACCCTTTTCAATTCCAatactataaatcctaaacaatctgccctaattaactcaaaaacaa
Coding sequences within:
- the LOC125845435 gene encoding putative disease resistance RPP13-like protein 1 produces the protein MEVGLAVGGASRSLALDVLVDRLSEMEMFVKHKHLAQILKLKLILRGLQVVLSDAENKQASNHYVRRWLNELRYAVESAENLIEQVNYEALRLKVEGKDQNLAETLVKPGKMLLHDDFFGKIKNKLEETIETLEVMEKQIGHLGLKKHFRSTKQETRTPSTSVEESDVFGRHKEIKDLIDRLLSEDPSGRNLTVVPIVGMGGAGKTTLAKVVYNHERLKDHFGLKAWYCVSEAYDALRITKGLLQEIGSFDLKIDGNLNQLQVKLKESLKGKKFLIVLDDVWNENYNQWSDLRNLFVQGDMGSKIIVTTRKQDVAKTMCDEKMDLWAITLGPLPRDDSWALFKRHSLDYGEHPAELEEVGKKIAEKCKGLPLTLKTVACILRCRLEVDEWMYILKSQIWNHPILLDDLLPSLMLSYNDLSGCLKRCFAFCAIYPKGYQFCKYQVIYLWIANGLVSQFQLGNMYFNELLSRSLFEKAPESKWKPERFLMHDLVNDLAQLIGSSRPCMRLEESEGSYLMEQDGDFEKRTLLPINISCSSHLSKRVLHNILPRLTCLRALSLSHYKIKELSNDLFVQLKLLKFLDLSWTHIEKLPDSVCVLYNLQTLLLSHCVNLGELPPQMEKLINLRHLDISNSSLLKMSLHLSKLKCLHVLVGAKFLLGGHGGLRMEDLGAVHNLYGSLSVLELQNVVDNTQALKANIKGKENVEKLSLEWSGSSTADNSQTERAILNGLCPYTNIKELQITGYRGTKFSDWLADPSFLKLVELSLCNCKDCDSLPALGQLPSLKFLSIRKMHGIIEVTGEFYGSLSCKKPFNSLEKLEFEDMVEWKQWHVLGIGEFPMLEQLSIKNCPKLMRKLPGNLCSLTELRISETPLFEGMKQIIELYIGNCNSVTSLPFRILPSTLKRMRITGCRELKLDPPVDEMSYCNMFLEDLYNHDELHSLGIWHLTSLQSLDIWNCHNLQSLSESVLPSSISELTIKDCPNLQSLPVKGMPSSLSKLVISNCPLLTPLLEFNKGKYWSNISQIPSIEIDEECI